From the genome of Paraburkholderia largidicola:
GCGCGGCTTCCGCCCGGATTCGATATGGCTCGAGCGCGAAGTGCGCAGCGCGACGCGCGACGAGATCGTGCATCTGGGCCTGTCGCCCGGTGCCTCGGTCGCGAGCCTGCGCCGCCTGCGCCGCGCCGACGGCATCGTGATGGCGGTCGAGCATTCGTCGCTGCCCGTGTCGATCGTGTCCGATCCGCGGGCGATCGGCGGCTCCCTCTACAGTTACCTCGAGCAGCGCGGCATGCCCGTCGTGCGCGCGCTGCAGCACTTTCGCGCCGTCAACGCGTCGAGCGAGATCGGCGCACTGATGGACATCGAACAAGGCTGCGCGCTGCTGTTGATCACGCGCGTGGGCTACAGCGCCGACCAGCGCGCCATCGAACTCACCGATACCTATTGCCGGGATGACTACTACGACTTCGTCGCTGAACTGCGGCTGTGACCCCGTGCGCTGAACAGCGCGACGGCAGACAAACGGAACGCACGCGGCGCGAATCAGTCACGCACTGCATAACGCAACATCAGAGAGACTCATGCTGACCGGAAACATACTCACTCCCGAAGGCTGGATCCACGGCACGATCGAATCCGAAAACGGCCGCATCACGGCCATCACGGGCCATGCCGTCGATCCGTCGACCAACGACGCGCCATACATCCTGCCCGGTTTCATCGATCTTCACGTGCATGGCGGCGGCGGTGCCGACGTGATGGAAGCGGGCAACGCAATCGAGGCGATCACGCGCACACACGCGCGCTTCGGCACGACGAGCCTGCTCGCGACCACGATGACCGCGCCGCGCGACGAACTGATGGCCGTCGTCGCGGGTCTCGGCGACGTCGCGAAGAACCGCGTGCCGGGCGGCGCGCGCGTGCTCGGCGTGCATCTCGAAGGTCCGTACATCAACCCCGGCAAGCTCGGCGCGCAGCCTGACGCGGCCGTGTCGGCGGTGCTCGACGAAGTGCTGAAGTATCTGTCGATCGCGCCGATCCGCGTCGTCACGATCGCGCCGGAAATCTCCGGCCACATGGAGATCATCTCCGAGATCAATGCGCGCGGCGTGCGTGTGCAGCTCGGCCACTCGCTCGGCACGTATGACGACGCCGTCGCCGCGATGAAGCACGGCGCGCGCAGTTTCACGCACCTGTTCAACGCGATGTCGCCCCTGCATCACCGCAATCCGGGGATGGTCGGCGCGGCGCTCGCGCACGCCGAATACGCGGAAATCATTCCCGACCTGCTACACGTCCATCCGGGCGCGATCCGCGCCGCGATGCGCGCTATTCCGCGTCTCTACGTGGTGACGGACAGCACGTCGGCGACGGGCATGCCCGACGGCGAATACCGCCTCGGCAGCCAGCACGTGACGAAGTGTCTCGGCGGCGTGCGTCTCGCCGACGGCACGCTCGCAGGCAGCACGCTGACGATGGACCAGGCGCTGCGCAATCTCGTATCGCTCGGCCTGCCGATGGCCGATGTGTCAAACCGTATGTCCCGTTATGCCGCCGACTATCTCGGCCTCGAAGACCGCGGCCGTCTCGCGCGCGGCGCGTGGGCAGACATCGTCGTGTTCGATCGCGAACTGGCGTTGACGGCGACTTACGTCGAAGGAGAATCGATTGTCGAATATGCTTAAAGAGGCGCTGGCGTCCGCTGATGTGGTCGCCGCGCAACTCAACGATACGTCGCGCGTGGAAGCGCTCGCGGCCCGGCTCGCACAGGAACCGCGTCATGTCGCGCTCACAGTGGCGCGCGGCAGTTCGGATCACGCGGCGAGCTACTTCGCTTCGCTGACGATGAGCCGCGTCGGCCTGCCCGTCGCCTCGCTGCCGATGTCGGTCGCAACGCTTCAACAGGCGCCGCTGCAGGTGCGCAACCAGCTTGCGCTCGGCTTCTCGCAATCGGGTAAGAGTCCCGATCTGGTCGGCACGATGCAGGCACTGCGCGAAGCGGGCGCGCTGACCGTGGCCGCCGTCAACGTGCCCGGTTCGCCGCTCGAAGACGCGTGCGAGTTTTATCTGCCGCTGCTTGCCGGTCCCGAACTGAGCGTCGCGGCGACCAAAAGCTATATCGCGATGCTGTCCGTGTCCGCGCAGCTCGTGGCGCACTGGCAGCAGGACGCAGCGTTGCTGGACGGCCTGAAATCGCTGCCGGACGCACTGCGCCGCGCGGGCGCGCTCGACTGGTCGAAGGCCGTCGACGAACTGCGCGACGCCGAACGCATGATCGTGATCGGCCGTGGTCTTGGCCTCGCGATCGCGCAGGAAGCGGCGTTGAAGCTCAAGGAAACGTCGGGCATCCAGGCCGAGGCGTTTTCGAGCGCCGAAGTGCGTCACGGCCCGATGGAACTGATCGACCGCGATTATCCGCTGCTGGTGTTCGCACCGCGCGGACCGGAACAGGCGGGGCTTCTGCAACTCGCGCGCGACATGCAGGCGCGCGGCGCGCGTGTGCTGCTCGCCGCCGATCCAGCCGACGTACCCGAAGCCACCTTGCCGCTCGTATCGACGGCGCACGCCGCGCTCGATCCGATTGCCGCAATCCTTTCTTTCTATGTGATGGCTGCCGGCCTCGCCGCCGCCCGCGGACGCAATCCTGATGCGCCGCGCCATCTGATGAAAGTCACCGAAACTCACTGATCGAGATAGCCAGATGCGACGTGTCGAGGAGTCCCGTTTGAAGAGCCATTCCGAAGGCCATATTGTCCTGCTCGCGCCGATGACGGGTCCCGTCGTCCCGCTCGCGAAGGTGCCCGACCCGGTGTTTTCGGGCGGCATGTTCGGTGACGGCATCGGTATCGATCCGCTGGAAGGCAAGCTCGTTGCGCCGTGCGACGGCGTCGTGATGCACCTGGCGCGCACCGGCCACGCCGTCACGATCACGACGGCAGAGGGCGCTGAAATCCTGCTGCATATCGGTATCGACACGGTCGAGCTGAACGGCAAGGGCTTCGCGCCGATGATCGAGCAGGGCGCGAGCGTGCGCACGGGCGACGTGCTGATCGAGTTCGATCAGGACGCCGTTGCGCGCAATGCGCCGAGTCTCGTGTCGGTGATCGCGATTGCGAACTCGGATGCATTCGAGATCGTCGAGCGCGCTCCCGCTGATGGCGTGCTCAAGGCGGGACAGTCGCCGCTGCTGACTTTGCGCGTGCGCGACGGTGCGGCCGTGGCGGCATCGCGCGAAGCGTCGAGCGTGAGCGAAGAAGCGCGCCAGACCATCGTGCTCGAACATGCTGGCGGTCTGCATGCGCGTCCGGCGGCGCGTGCGCGTGAAGCGGCGCGTGGTCTCGATGCGCGTGTCGAAGTGCGTTTCGAAGGCAAGAAGGCGGCGATCGAAAGCGTGGTCGGCTTGCTCGGCTTGGGCGCGGGGCAGGGCGCGACGGTCGAGATCGTCGGTATCGGTGCGCAGGCTGGCGCGGCCGTCGAAGCCGTGGTGCGCGAACTGACGCGCGAGGCGCACGGCGAAGCGGAAGAAAAGCCCGCGCGGCAGATGTCGCCCGCGCCCGTCACCGCCGCGCCGAAAGCGGGTGAGCCGCTCGCGCCGAACACGCTCACGGGCGTATGCGCGGCGCCCGGCATCGCGGTCGGCAAGCTCGTTCGTTGGGACGACGCCGACATCGATCCGCCGGAGACGACGGGCAACACGCCCGCTGCCGAAAGCCGCGCGCTCGACAAGGCAATCGCCGCCGTCGACTCTGAACTGAACACGACCGTGCGCGACGCGTCGCAACGCGGCGCGCATGGCGAAGCGGGCATTTTCGCGGTGCATCGCGTGCTGCTCGAAGACCCGACGCTGATCGACGCCGCGCGCGATCTGATCAGCCTCGGCAAGAGCGCGGGCTTCGCGTGGCGCGAGGCGATCCGGGCGCAGATCGGCGTGCTGTCGAAGGTCGACGATGCGCTGCTCGCCGAACGTGCCGCCGATCTGCGCGATCTCGAAAAGCGCGTGCTGCGCGCGCTCGGCTACTCGAACGCGGCGTCGCGTTCTCTGCCCGATGAAGCCGTGCTGAGCGCCGACGAATTCACGCCGTCGGATCTGTCGACGCTGGATCGCAAGCGCGTCACTGCGCTCGTGATGGCGCGCGGCGGTGCGACGTCGCACGCGGCGATCATCGCGCGTCAGGCGGGC
Proteins encoded in this window:
- a CDS encoding SIS domain-containing protein — its product is MLKEALASADVVAAQLNDTSRVEALAARLAQEPRHVALTVARGSSDHAASYFASLTMSRVGLPVASLPMSVATLQQAPLQVRNQLALGFSQSGKSPDLVGTMQALREAGALTVAAVNVPGSPLEDACEFYLPLLAGPELSVAATKSYIAMLSVSAQLVAHWQQDAALLDGLKSLPDALRRAGALDWSKAVDELRDAERMIVIGRGLGLAIAQEAALKLKETSGIQAEAFSSAEVRHGPMELIDRDYPLLVFAPRGPEQAGLLQLARDMQARGARVLLAADPADVPEATLPLVSTAHAALDPIAAILSFYVMAAGLAAARGRNPDAPRHLMKVTETH
- the nagA gene encoding N-acetylglucosamine-6-phosphate deacetylase, whose translation is MLTGNILTPEGWIHGTIESENGRITAITGHAVDPSTNDAPYILPGFIDLHVHGGGGADVMEAGNAIEAITRTHARFGTTSLLATTMTAPRDELMAVVAGLGDVAKNRVPGGARVLGVHLEGPYINPGKLGAQPDAAVSAVLDEVLKYLSIAPIRVVTIAPEISGHMEIISEINARGVRVQLGHSLGTYDDAVAAMKHGARSFTHLFNAMSPLHHRNPGMVGAALAHAEYAEIIPDLLHVHPGAIRAAMRAIPRLYVVTDSTSATGMPDGEYRLGSQHVTKCLGGVRLADGTLAGSTLTMDQALRNLVSLGLPMADVSNRMSRYAADYLGLEDRGRLARGAWADIVVFDRELALTATYVEGESIVEYA
- a CDS encoding GntR family transcriptional regulator, whose product is METRWSALTPDAHNVTPLYLQLARNLATAIHCGVWSAGEALPSERTLSDAIGVSRITARKAIALLVEQGLIRRARGAGSFITPRVEDPLSRLTGFTKKMEQRGFRPDSIWLEREVRSATRDEIVHLGLSPGASVASLRRLRRADGIVMAVEHSSLPVSIVSDPRAIGGSLYSYLEQRGMPVVRALQHFRAVNASSEIGALMDIEQGCALLLITRVGYSADQRAIELTDTYCRDDYYDFVAELRL
- the ptsP gene encoding phosphoenolpyruvate--protein phosphotransferase, producing the protein MRRVEESRLKSHSEGHIVLLAPMTGPVVPLAKVPDPVFSGGMFGDGIGIDPLEGKLVAPCDGVVMHLARTGHAVTITTAEGAEILLHIGIDTVELNGKGFAPMIEQGASVRTGDVLIEFDQDAVARNAPSLVSVIAIANSDAFEIVERAPADGVLKAGQSPLLTLRVRDGAAVAASREASSVSEEARQTIVLEHAGGLHARPAARAREAARGLDARVEVRFEGKKAAIESVVGLLGLGAGQGATVEIVGIGAQAGAAVEAVVRELTREAHGEAEEKPARQMSPAPVTAAPKAGEPLAPNTLTGVCAAPGIAVGKLVRWDDADIDPPETTGNTPAAESRALDKAIAAVDSELNTTVRDASQRGAHGEAGIFAVHRVLLEDPTLIDAARDLISLGKSAGFAWREAIRAQIGVLSKVDDALLAERAADLRDLEKRVLRALGYSNAASRSLPDEAVLSADEFTPSDLSTLDRKRVTALVMARGGATSHAAIIARQAGIPALVAMGDALHAIADGTQVVVDATAGRLEYAPSALDVERARNERARLAGVREVNRRTSQQAAATSDGRAIEVAANIATLDDATTAVDNGADAVGLLRTELLFIHRQAAPTVDEHRQSYQAIVEALKGRTAIIRTLDVGADKEVDYLTLPPEPNPALGLRGIRLAQVRPDLLEDQLRGLLAVQPLGKVRILLPMVTDVGELVRLRKRIDELAAEAGRAEKIEVGVMIEVPSAALLADQLAKHADFLSIGTNDLTQYTLAMDRCQPDLAAQADSLHPAVLRLISVAVQGAEKHGKWVGVCGALAGDPLAAPLLVGLGVTELSVDPVSVPGIKARVRKLDYQLCRQRAQDALALESAQAVRALSREIWPQD